Genomic segment of Amphibacillus xylanus NBRC 15112:
GCTTATTCAGGAGATCTGTGGATGAATACTCAATTCCCACGCATTACTCAAGATGGTAAAGATGGCGATGAGGAAATCGGCTATATTCAAAATATGACTGATTCTTCAACAGCAGGATTTAAGTATTTTGACATTAAAGATGTAACTAAGTTTAGAATTAAATATAGAGGCTATTGTAATGGTCACTTTGAAGTGAAAACTACATGGGATGGCGAAGTACTTGCAACGTTCCCGGTAAGCAATAAAAATATTTGGACTGAAGTAGAATCAGATATTAATATGCCGAACGGCATCCAGTCAATCTATATCACATATAGAGGACACGGTCGACCAAGCTTAGCTTCATTTACATTAATTTAATTTTTAATTAAAAATCCTTACTCGTTATATAAATGATGAGTAAGGATTTTTTTGTTTGTTAACGACATTTTTACGTGTTGCTAGAAGCCATTTAAACGCAATTAGAAATAGAATGATGAACAACGATACATGTAAATGCGTTAAAATGACGATTTAGAAAATACCTTAAAAGTTTTAAGCATTTAATCTTGAAAAATTATACTACTATGATGATTTTATTCGCTAAGATGATAACTATCTATATTAAATACCAACAAACATATAACTTCCTATAATTTATATTATGTAAACTAGAGTGAAGAAAAAGAAATAAGACAGCTACTATCAGATTTAGATAACTCTACCCTAATAAATATCCTTAAATACATTGTTTTTGTAGTTTAATTATTTTCACCGAACATATCATCAATGATATGAAATATTAAGACTGTCATCATAATGATTACCGGTGTCTTACTATGCGACATTAAATCTAAATACGGCAATATTAATGCTGCCAGTACGACGATTACAACTAATATTCGTATAAAAATAAGTCTATCGTTCAAAAATCGCTTAATCATATGATCACCACCTGATTTAGTCCTTTTAATTCCGTTACTTCATAACCTTTATCCGATAATTCTTTATACTTTGCCTCTAAATCTTCAACCCCTAATGCAATATGACCATATGCATTACCTAAGTCATATGGTTCTTCACGGTCGTAATTAT
This window contains:
- a CDS encoding VOC family protein is translated as MHQSNLAIGYVETRRADFPESKFTLVFLALPGESYELELTYNYDREEPYDLGNAYGHIALGVEDLEAKYKELSDKGYEVTELKGLNQVVII